The region GCTGACAAAGGGAGTCGCTGGCATTGGAAAAACCGTCTCTGTGCAGAAGTTCATTCTGGACTGGGCTGAAGGGAAAGAGAATCAGGACGTCCACCTCATATTTCCACTTCCTTTCAGAGAGATCAACTTGATAAAGAAGAAAACACTCAGTCTTTTACATCTTCTTCATCTTTTCTTCCCAGAGACAAAAGAAATGGAAATCTCCAGCGGTGACTATAAAGTGTTGTTCATCTTTGATGGTTTGGATGAGTGTCGTGTGTCTCTGGATTTTCACAGCAGTGTGAGGTTGTGTGATGTCAGTGAATCAGCCTCAGTGGACGTGATGCTGACAAACCTCATGTTGGGGAATCTGCTTCCCTCCGCTCTCATCTGGATCACCTCCAGACCAGCGGCAGCTGATCTCATCCCCTCTGAGTGTGTGGATCGAGTCACAGAGGTACGAGGCTTCACTGACAAACAGAAGGAGGAATACTTCAGCAAGAGAATCAGCGATGAGAGTCTGGCCAACAGAATCATCTCACACCTGAAGTCATCCAGGAGCCTCTACATCATGTGTCACATCCCAGTGTTCTGCTGGATTTCAGCCACTGTTCTAGAGAGAATGTTGAGTGAAGCAGAGAGTGAAGGAGAGATCCCCAAGACTCTCACTCAGATGTACACACACTTCCTGATCATTCAGACAAACATCAAACATCAGAAGGACTATGAGAAGAAGGTGAAGAATGATGAAGACATGATCTTCAAACTGGCCAAACTGGCATTTGAGCAGCTCGTGAAAGGCAACGTGATCTTCTATGATGAGGACCTGAGAGAGTGTGGCATTGATGTAGCAGAAGCATCAGTGTACTCAGGATTGTGCACTCAGATCTTCAGAGAGGAGTTTGGCTTGTATCAGGGGAAAGTTTACTGCTTTGTTCATCTGAGCGTTCAGGAACATCTCGCAGCTCTTTATGCTCACATCTCCATCACAAACAACAAGAGAAATGTGTTCAAGAAAACTAACAAACTATCTCAAGGAAATAAGCTTTCAATATCTGAGCTGCATCAGAGAGCTGTAGACGAGTCTCTACGGAGTAAAAATGGACATCTGGATCTTTTTCTTCGTTTTCTTCTGGGTTTGTCGCTGGAGTCTAATCAGAATCTTCTACGAGGTTTGATGACACAGACGGTAAGAAGCTCTCACAGCAATGAGAAAACAGTCGAGTATATCAAGAAGAAGATCAGGAGCGCTCACTCTCCAGAGAAATCCATCAATCTGTTTCACTGTCTCAATGAAGTGGGTGATGATTCACTAGTGGAGGAAATCCAACATCATGTGAAATCTGGAACATTAAGTCAAACCAAACTCTCTTCATCTCAGTGGTCAGCTGtagtttttgtgttgttgacaTCAGAACACGAGCTGAAGGAGTTTAAACTGAGGGATTTTGTTAGAGGAGGAAACAAAGCTGAACAACTGAAGGTTCTTAAGAATCTGGTGCCTGTGATTCGTGAATCCAGATCAGTTCAGTAAGTGTGAACAGTCACTTCACTCTTTAAACATTACTCATGAAGTCTCACAAACTGGCGGCTGGTACACAATCTCTTGAGGGGACACAACAAACCATTTGACATGTGATGTAAACGTATCATCACTGCTTGgctaaaaaaaggtttaactATCAAAGCATGACGGTGTTTATTAACAGTAATAAGGTGCCAGTCcaaatggaaaaaatattgCAGTCTACTttataatgtattacagtaaacTGTAGTTAAATTCCTAgatgctacagtgtttttgaaccgtaccatagtaaatattaaggtataatacagtattttctagtttatcaattcactattgTAGTGTATGGAGTGCTCAGGAAACTCTGGAATTGTCAATAATGACCATAGAGAGCGAGAGTAACCCTGTTCAGTGTTTTGTTGGCCATTCATCTCTTCCGTAACAAAATACAGAGTAACTTTTCAGATAGCTTTAGTTcagtaaagaataataacagtcCATCTGGTTTCTCGTCATTTATATGTGTTGAGCTCTACAAGCACAACAACTATAGTTAGTACTGCTGAAACCTTTATAAAATCTatatgtaacggaggccagcgagAGAGAGCTGTGCGAGTAAACCTCACGCTAGAAGCTGCGGTCTTTAGCAGTCTCCCATCCGGGCTGAGCCGGTTTGAgacccgcgcagagcggggcgagtagaaCCGTTAACATATATAAAGCTATAACGTATGTCAGCACCTTAGTTTACTAGTGTAAAACCAAAAAGTGTACTACAGTATTATAGAgagtaaacagaaaaaacaacaggGATTTCTAACGCAGCGCAGAGCATTCAATGCAAATAGCATCACTGATTTTGTTGCGCTGCTCGCGTGCGGTCATGAAAAGGGGCCAGAGAACCCAGGTGCAGGCAacaaggggttaacaaacaatattttgattaaataaaagcacaaaagaaaacccacaatggggcaaaacagggattcttaataaagaaacaaaacacgaATAAGGGAAAGTCCGAACAGGAACACAGTCTTAAACAGGAGACACGAACGGGTGTAACAATGGCGTTTAAcaaacaatgaaccgacacgggACAGAGGGAACTGGGACTAGATAAAGGGAACGTTAACGAGGGAAGATTGAACGGGGACGGTGACGGACAGGTGAACAGGATAAAACACTAATGGGACACTAACGGATAACAAGGGGCGGGGCTAGAGGACGCGACACtggagagagagcatggcattacaaaatgaaaacaatgccATGCCCTTttcccacataaaacacatgggtatgtcatgatcctgccacaagacctgAAAATCATGACAAggagaggcaggatcatgacacgtGCACTGTAAACACTTTATTATAATAAGGGCGAGtaaagatcattataataaggGCGAGTAAAGATCATCCGTTATCACTATTGTGGTAAATTTGTAAATCACGTTCATGCAGTCCACAGGATACTTCTAAACTTGTATTTAAACTTCATAATGTTCCGTACCGAGGTTCTGGGTGAGTAAAGGATTCTCTGAAACGGTTGAAAATTGTCCAATCAGATGAGGTCAAACATGTAAAACTCAATATTGATACGCTATCAGCAAAAGTAGGAGGGTCTGGGGCACACAGGCGAAGTTCTGACGCGAGCCAATTAGAGAGCAGCCTCAGGTCACCTGCCTGCCAAAAGTTTGTGTATCTATATAAACTCAGAAATTAACCAAATACAATTTGAAATAATACTTTTAATGAATGTGAACACAACTTCCAGACGAGTATAGTGTAGTAAATCTTGtctatttcaaaattattttgcaatttataatatatgttGAACTCGCGTTTAACAGTCTACTTCTCTGGATCATTTGGTGGCGATGCCACTGCTCACAAATGTGAAGTACTGCAGATGTCAAACAGAGTTTAGTGTTCAGTGGTTTCTGTCTTAAATCACTAGATGAAGAACATCATGTTACTGTATTTAAGTGTAAATGACACAAATCCACAAAACTTTTCTTCATTTCTCTACAGGTTGAGTCGGTGTAAGATCACAGATGAAGGTTATGTTGCTCTGacttcagctctgagatcaaacccctcacacctgACACATCTGGATCTGTCTGATAATAATGTAGGAGATTCAGGAATGAAGCTGATCTGTGATGTACTGGAGAATCCTCACTGTAAACTGGAGACACTGAGGTAAGATTATCTCTCTGATAGTCACACATGTACTGATTCTTAGTGAATCATCTTCTATATTCATGTTCATGGGTTGGTTGGGGGGTATTTGGGAtgtcataaaaaacacaaacacaaaaaccttACATTATaagtgtattgtgattgtcaaaacatttgataacaaaaatcaacatcattttattacttttaattttaggtgaactgtccctttaaatgtcgaGCACAGATCAGACATGGACCTTTCATACAATGGTTGAGAGATCTTGCCATAAAGAAAAACACTACAgaaataaagacaaataaagaaaaagagtTTCTCTTCTAGAATTTATTGTCAAATGATGCATTTAAGTATTATTAGAATTAGTAGAATAGATTAAGCACAACCAAtaaacaaactttcaaagccacacagtttactgggactttctaaaatgcttcATGTGAAAACCTCTTAACGTACCCAAACAACGACCAGAAAAACTACATTTCTGTCAAATCTCACTTGTAATAAACACAAGCTGCTGTCAACAGAAGGAGTTGTTATTCCACAGATAAAGTGAATAATGTCAGTTAAGTGTTTTCTCctccatagaagtccattataaggacaCAGTTTAATGTGGGACATTCACACACGCTTAACATGAAACTTTACTTGTTGTGTTTATATTCTGAGCTCATCACATCATCTGCACATGAAACACTTGATTTACACAACCGCTCGGCTCTGTCAACAGTCACTCTCgtcttctttcatttgattggtcacctcACTTATTTAGACATTGAGGAGCGCTGTTAGACCACTGAGACGTTATCAGATGTTTGCAGCATTAAAACACAGTTCTGCTTTTAGACAATTCTGACACACATTTGATTACACACTATAGAAACAATGGTGCGTACGGTCCTGTGTGAGGAAACAGATGTGTGGTGTGAGAGCGTGAGAACAGCATTTTAATGATGAGGTCCAGATTTAACATGATGATGAATGTGATTCAGTGTAATATGTGTTTCATTCATGACATTCTGCTGAAGTGAGAGACTGAAGTGTGTGTTCTTGTTCTCTACAGGTTGAGTCGGTGTAAGATCACAGATGAAGGTTGTGTTGCTCTGacttcagctctgagatcaaacccctcacacctgACACATCTGGATCTGTCTGATAATAATGTaggagattcaggagtgaagctgatctgTGATGTACTGGAGAATCCTCACTGTAAACTGAAGACACTGAAGTAAGATCATCTCTCTGATAGTCACACATGTACTGATTCTTAGTGAATCATCTTCTACAGGCGTGGaaataacatttctgtcacttcagacaaaaagatgattgtcatttatataacatgtttatttattcatgacaTTCTGCTGAAGCGAGAGACTGAAGTGTGTGTTATTGTTCTCTACAGGTTGAACTGGTGTGAGATCACAATCACAGATGAAGGTTGTGTTGCTCTGACTTCAGATCGTAATGTaggagattcaggagtgaagctgatctgTGATGTACTGGAGAATCCTCACTGTAAACTGAAGACACTGGAGTAAGATCATCTCTCTGATAGTCACACACACTGATCACACAACATTAATTCATCTTTATCagtgtgtacttttaaaagataaataaataatactgtaAACGGTCCATTAAATTCAGTTCTTTGACTAGACATCAAGCGATCAGTCAGTGCTTGAAGTACATGTGATGGAAGCAGAAGAATCAGGCGGTGAAAATATCTGAGTGACTCTGACAAGGGCCAGATAGAGATGATAGAGACTGGGTCAGCTCAtgtttaaaacactttgacctGTCAGTGTCCCTCATTCCTGGTGAATGGACGTCAGGGTCAGAAGTGCCCAAGACTTACTGATGAACATGTGGAGTGAAGCCGAGCATGTCTGATCAGATCAGATGTGAAGAGCGTCTGGAGTTTAAAGTCATGAAAATCTTAATCACATTTGTTTAAAGAGCACGTTAAACACGATCccatttttcaacctttagttagtgtgtaatgttgctgttagagcataaataatacctgcaaaatgaaaaagctaaagttcagtgccaagcgagatattgtctttaacagaattggcttttcaaggactacagagaacagctggatcggactacagccctatacttcccaggtacatgatgtcactattctgagtgcttttaataacctccgcccaaagggaTACGACAGAAAATGTGCGAGgtcttccttagagaagaggaagagccgctggagtagtgtttggttctcAGAGATGGtgaacatttgactgagctgcgcgctaaactactttcactttcatcacagtcctccAGCTGGTCATAAGAGTTCAGCGACACACATTCTAAGAGAACCAACGATCGAATAACAGCTTCATGACTTTaccatcggctgtgaaagctgttctgtgtaacacactgatattgtgtgcgtgtgcgcgtacctctaaaacacttctatcaaacgtcctttgaagtcctgcttgcaaatgtctcctggtcaatctgcttgttttattatccaactcgggtctgatataaaaaagcaaaactattaatatgttaattaatataaccggtctgacgccATTCAGTCCGGTGTCATtcccctcgccatagtaggaaaaaaatgtgcgatctctaacaaagattgacgtttgctcatgcactagcagacctccgttacacatCGATggatccgcatgtgtttaactgatgaagtgaagttgacgccattgttactgtttattgctaaaagccaaagcttatgaatacacgtgaGAGGggcaccgaccaatcacaacagcctgagaagcggaagccAATCACGAAAGActtggtcagctttaccaatcagagcgtttcagagggagggactttatatagacggaagaaatccagtcgttttgttagaagTGGGACAGCAATGAACAacagacttgaaatatgtgaaatataaagcgtttttttttattagtaaCATGAACACCcgttgttaaacacccaaaaaacatcatCAAAGCCTCAAAACCAGCCAAAGACTGGGTCCTTTACTATCAGGTGGATGATGGGTTGGTCGGAGGCAGTGTTGATGTTCTGGATAATGTTCTTTTGGAAAGTCTTGGGTCCTGACTTTCATGCTGATGTTGTTTTCACATGAACCCCTCACCTCAGACCGTGTACATCCCTCAGTGACAGTGATGTTCTCTGATGACAGTGGGGTTTGTTACCAGGATATATAAGTGATCATTTTCTCTGCTATTTTAAATGTTACTCAAATTAGAAACCTACCCAAATTACACACATAGATGTTGTCCTAGCACTTTAATGATGAGATTCACATTTCTCTTACTTTGAACAAGTGAACGAGTATAATTTTGTGTCATGTTTGTTAGGGGTGTGTGATATATATCGTTTGTGATAATATCGTAATTCTTGTTTTAAAGATGTGGGAATTCATATAATCGAGTATGTCACCTGCTTTCAAGCACCAATAAAAACAGCGTTCATGAATACTGCAGTCAAGTACCGCGTGTGCACATTCAGAGCGTGATGTGTTGACTGCTGAAGAAAGAGTGGGATTAAAGGAGGAGTTCACCTTCAACAtgaagttctgtcatcatttactcagacTCTTGTCAtctcagacctgtatgactttctttcttccgcggaacacaaaagaagatattttgaagaatgttgttaacagcccccattcacttgcattggttttgtgtccatacaatagaagtgaatgaggggctgtgctgttctattaccaacatttttcaaaatatcttcttttgtgttctgcagaagaaagaaactcatacaggtctGCCCACTGGTCCAATGACGGTATCCAGAGGCGTGGCGAAGGCTTCACACGTGTTCTTGTCTTCCTTTGTTTAGTGAAACAGTATTTGAATGAAagcatatttcatttaattacctctattttatctgactccaatttaataatatctcgacttctcatttagtttacatttaacttttatcattaataattgtgAGATTTGACGGATGTCTGATTCCTctgttttattcagaataacACTCCTTCATCCGATTCTCAATGTCACTTAGAGTCTCGAGCCGGCCGGGGGCCGTTAATTTAACGTTGGAATCTCCACGgggtttcacaaaaaaaaacctcgCCCAGTTCTTCCGGGTCCCACTGCCAGGAGGTTCTATTGACTAGTAATTTTTTCAAGAATGGGCCCGGTCTCCAAAAACCCCAGCATCTTCCTGGAAAAAACATATTAATTTGAAATCTGGTCCCCTtaggatttatttaaaaaaaaaccttaatttAAAAGGAATGATGTTTTTCAACCAGAGGTCATTTTGACCCACTCCATAAAGAGATAAATAAGCGGGGGGAACCCAAATTTGCTTACTTTCCGTCTTGACgtagctttaaaataaaatcatggCCATATTAGTTTTCCTATTTAAAACCACTTAGTTAGAATTTTAATATTAACCAATAAACCAGGAAGGGTTTGGGTTGGGGGGGACTTGCCCTAATTTTTAGATTGGTTCAGGACAAAACCATATGTTGCTGTTCTTAAAAAAACGGAGGACGATAAGCCCCCTACAGGTCTTTAATTTTACACTTAAAAAACTAATGGCCCAAGACAGTTTAAAAGGCCGGAGCTCTAAAAATAATCTCAGGCTTATTGGCCAATGATTGCTTTTTTCCAACCTAATACAGGAATTTCTAGGTCCGCTCACTAACGCCTGAAAAACATAAGATTTCGGTAACCAAAAGGGATAATTGCGTGACTTCTTTACTGTTAAAACCGTTTTATTAAAAACTTTTCAAGGGGAAATTAATTTTTACAGGAATTGAAttccaaaaacaataaaacaaatttattaAAGCAGGTTAAAAGCGCATAAAATTTTCAAAATCCCAATTTTCAAAGGTTCAAATTCCAATAATTTCAAATGGCAATTCCAATATAATTTCAATACAAATTAATAGAAAATCAATAAAGGGGGAAATAAAGGGGCCAAAAGAAAGGAAAGTTCAAATGTTTGGGCCATTACCTGGCGCAAAAGGAGACGGGACACACAGGAATTTGTGGGGGAGATCTGGCTACAGATTCCCTGATATTTTTGTCAACCTCTCTTAAATACCAAACCAGAACAAAGCATTATGTAAATATTCTTTAGAGTTGGGAATTTGGCTGTGATTGGGTCTTGTGATCCCTGGGGCTGTAATTAATCTGCATACAGTAGGTGATTGGTGAAAGTCAccaaatgtgtgagaaatgttcCAGCACTGAGGGAAGTTTGTTAAGTTCTTACAAAACTTTGTCATTACATTGTTGTTATGGGAGTGAGACCATTGTACCAGTTGCACTGAGACCTTTTGGATGATACCAAACATGTGTGTTTTTTGCGTATGTGCCGTGTTCTTTTCTTGTGTACGGTCCTTAGAGCTTTTGGGTGTCCTGCGTTGAGTTTGAAAGAGGGAAGGGAAAAAGGAAAACAAGTTTGGGTGGCAGGGTTTGAGGTCTGGCATTCTTGTGATTCACTGGTATTTTTTGCGTCGTTTTGAGATGGGGTAAGGTGGTTAGGGCTCGTAGGGAGTTTTGCTGTACTCAAACTCAAAactttcaactttatttatatagcgcttttacaattttcattgttacaaagcagctgtacatgagacatattgactataagcaaaataattaaagttgtacctgcaaaaacaagaaaaggttgaaaacacagaagacagacatacccacatacaaaacactccacacacacaatatgcacacgtactaacacacatagacatagagacacacacacacacacggatgcgcacgcacacacacacacacacacacacacacacacacacacgtacgtacacagacaagtacgcacacacacacacgctcagtgagagcacacatttaggataaaggagagagaagcacaggtcaaatataacagataataaattcctatatgcaatattaattaagtaaaactttaagattctaaagcagcccccccggtcaggcagatagtgcaaaaacagtatgcaaacggtggcgaggaacccaaaactctaatcgagaaaaaaaacctcaggagaacccaggcccaaccaggggattccagttcccctctggcaaaagctgctgcctctgcacaagctccagagaacttgcacaacaaggctaaataaaataaataaacttaataataaaataaattatagtttaagattatcattaataatctaatagcatttgaagttttgtggtgaagacatgtcaagagaccgcgtccttctttatccagctctatcatctcagctcttgtcaggtccccacttcccattctccgctctaccatcaggtcaggccatgaactgcatcctgctcgctgtggtaaccttggaacaatgagacaagactggctgagagtagagtactgttctgtactctttgatgcaacaagtacatcagttgtgtttttggttccggttgatctaactaatgcagcctaaaccctcagaagatttatattatggaagagtagtgtatgcaagattaaaaagatgcgtctttagtctagatttaaactgacagagtgtgtctgcctcccggacagtgcagggaagactattccaaagtttaggcgctagataggaaaaggatctaccacctgcacttgattttgaaattctaggtattaatTGCACACCGTTgtaataaaaacctagggttgtgctggttttcttctattagtgatgaaaagtaggcggatctagaagttattagggctttcctgtattttcgaatactatccttccatgctgtacgaaatacctctaatttagttttcttaaagttgcgctccatttttcgggccgctttctttagagcctgagtgtgttcattataccacggtgtggggctgccatttttaatcttctttaaacgtagtggagcaactttgtctagcgttaccgagaaggtggaattaaaattttcagtggtaatgtcaagatcttcaacgttatttctcattaTTTCTCTGTACTGGAGGGAGTCCGTTGTTTCTCAAAGGAAGGTGTCCTTTTGGCTCAGGTCTCTCACTGTACTGAGAGATGCTCTCTGTCCTTTTCCCGAGATGATTATCTTTTGATCAGGAATCGGTGTGTTCTTCTTTCAGGAAGGGGCACCCTTTTGGCCTAGGTTCCCCACTGTGCTTAGAACCATTCTTTGTTTCTCAGGAGAAGAATAGTCTCTGGTCGGGACATCTTGGCTCCGACCTTACAGTTTTaattttggtgaactgtccctttaaattttgagcacagatcaGACATGGACCTTTCATACAAAGGTTGAGAGATCTTGCCATAAAGAAAAACAACTACAgaaataaagacaaataaagaaaaagagtttctcttctagaatttattgtaaatgatgCATTTAAGATTATTAGAATTAGTAGTAATAGATTAAgcacaacaataaacaaatttcaaagccacacagtttactgggactttctaaaatgcttcATGTGAAAACCTCTTAACGTACCCAAACAACGACCAGAAAAACGACATTTCTGTCAAATCTCACTTGTAATAAACACAAGCTGCTGTCAACAGAAGGAGTTGTTATTCCACAGATAAAGTGAATAATGTCAGTTAAGTGTTTTCTCctccatagaagtccattataaggacaCAGTTTAATGTGGGACATTCACACACGCTTAACATGAAACTTTACTTGTTGTGTTTATATTCTGAGCTCATCACATCATCTGCACATGAAAAACTTGATTTACACAACCGCTCGGCTCTGTCAACAGTCACTCTCgtcttctttcatttgattggtcacctcACTTATTTAGACATTGAGGAGCGCTGTTAGACCACTGAGACGTTATCAGATGTTTGCAGCATTAAAACACAGTTCTGCTTTTAGACAATTCTGACACACATATGATTACACACTatagaacgtcttggttacggatgtaacctcggttccttgatggagggaacgagatgttgtgtcgaaccgacagaatagggtttgtcttgagaacctatcatcttctgagtatttagaaaaggccaatgaaaattggcgaatgaaatttgcatgattttcattcattcacctttggtctgaggagcctaaagcatcctcccccgaccgctggggtgggcagccagtgttgtggcatgagggacacaacgtctcgttccctccatcagggaaccgaggttacatccataaccaagacgttccctttctgtcggtctctcgacgttgtgtcgaaccgacagaatggggttcctatggaaaacgccacagcactgagccgcgtcacaatctctgcggagcgacgttgactggcctgggcgagtcagacgaacacgctagcgcgaaattatgaccttccagtggagaggaagggggacccagagctttccacaaaaagttgggaagccccctaacgccggccgtcacgggcggaggcctaattctctaaatggcgagaagccgcccggcaccgtacgggccactgggtaagcattattccccctgggggaaaaacgctgcagaggccactacctaccgtagggaggaattagtggagacaccacatggtctcaccatcaggggagaactcatgggaaaatgtgcagactgaaggagttaacgcaaggtgggaaccattcatgaggatacatcagacggaacagcccacggagggggtgttacacgtctggagcactaggtccggttagagctatgtgggagattactcaactgttccccggcctaagggggcagggctgctctgcccagcctgtcccctggaagggagcttagtgatggatggaatgcctgttctttacccgaggggaaagaagtgaggctggatcgccactgctccccccggagggagAAGGGCTTCCAcaggcatacgccctaccggctgccggtcccacaccttgccaggatgcgggctgacaccggttccgcgcataggtattagaacctcacggagtcgttgggcatagcccaacccgcagctctgcagatgtctgctagagaggcgccctgagccagtgcccatgaggagtgtgcctcactcccaacgggcaggggcgaattgagatcggtatgccctaacgagggcatccacgatccagtgcgccagcctctgtttggagacagccctcccttctgctgacctccgaaacagacaaagagctgctcagagcttctgggctctgcgtgcagtccaagtagaggcacagcgcgcatactggacacaacacagaaaggttgggtcttcctcc is a window of Triplophysa rosa unplaced genomic scaffold, Trosa_1v2 scaffold97_ERROPOS115763, whole genome shotgun sequence DNA encoding:
- the LOC130551349 gene encoding protein NLRC3-like isoform X4; this translates as MRSDPEFSCVSMKSDWSMDPPLNFKAQSQFYPLPLHFPLPLRLARSREGVSQFSFGWRGRGKGKSQIALQTKIFRDLTSNEGLREMSNMAAHSSKQTQIPLVTEPVCKKMKFDPSENQPQDFNEDMCPAFSHESKPAEVLDTFRSNLRKKFECVCEGTSGERNPTLLNEIYTELYITESESGEISNEHEVRQIETQSRRTATEDTPIKCNDIFKALPAQDKPIRRVLTKGVAGIGKTVSVQKFILDWAEGKENQDVHLIFPLPFREINLIKKKTLSLLHLLHLFFPETKEMEISSGDYKVLFIFDGLDECRVSLDFHSSVRLCDVSESASVDVMLTNLMLGNLLPSALIWITSRPAAADLIPSECVDRVTEVRGFTDKQKEEYFSKRISDESLANRIISHLKSSRSLYIMCHIPVFCWISATVLERMLSEAESEGEIPKTLTQMYTHFLIIQTNIKHQKDYEKKVKNDEDMIFKLAKLAFEQLVKGNVIFYDEDLRECGIDVAEASVYSGLCTQIFREEFGLYQGKVYCFVHLSVQEHLAALYAHISITNNKRNVFKKTNKLSQGNKLSISELHQRAVDESLRSKNGHLDLFLRFLLGLSLESNQNLLRGLMTQTVRSSHSNEKTVEYIKKKIRSAHSPEKSINLFHCLNEVGDDSLVEEIQHHVKSGTLSQTKLSSSQWSAVVFVLLTSEHELKEFKLRDFVRGGNKAEQLKVLKNLVPVIRESRSVQLSRCKITDEGCVALTSALRSNPSHLTHLDLSDNNVGDSGVKLICDVLENPHCKLKTLKLNWCEITITDEGCVALTSDHNNVGDSGMKLICDVLENPHCKLETLRLNWCKITDEGCVALTSALRSNPSHLTHLDLSDNNVGDSGVSLLCELRDDPHYKLESVWIDSW
- the LOC130551349 gene encoding protein NLRC3-like isoform X6, translated to MRSDPEFSCVSMKSDWSMDPPLNFKAQSQFYPLPLHFPLPLRLARSREGVSQFSFGWRGRGKGKSQIALQTKIFRDLTSNEGLREMSNMAAHSSKQTQIPLVTEPVCKKMKFDPSENQPQDFNEDMCPAFSHESKPAEVLDTFRSNLRKKFECVCEGTSGERNPTLLNEIYTELYITESESGEISNEHEVRQIETQSRRTATEDTPIKCNDIFKALPAQDKPIRRVLTKGVAGIGKTVSVQKFILDWAEGKENQDVHLIFPLPFREINLIKKKTLSLLHLLHLFFPETKEMEISSGDYKVLFIFDGLDECRVSLDFHSSVRLCDVSESASVDVMLTNLMLGNLLPSALIWITSRPAAADLIPSECVDRVTEVRGFTDKQKEEYFSKRISDESLANRIISHLKSSRSLYIMCHIPVFCWISATVLERMLSEAESEGEIPKTLTQMYTHFLIIQTNIKHQKDYEKKVKNDEDMIFKLAKLAFEQLVKGNVIFYDEDLRECGIDVAEASVYSGLCTQIFREEFGLYQGKVYCFVHLSVQEHLAALYAHISITNNKRNVFKKTNKLSQGNKLSISELHQRAVDESLRSKNGHLDLFLRFLLGLSLESNQNLLRGLMTQTVRSSHSNEKTVEYIKKKIRSAHSPEKSINLFHCLNEVGDDSLVEEIQHHVKSGTLSQTKLSSSQWSAVVFVLLTSEHELKEFKLRDFVRGGNKAEQLKVLKNLVPVIRESRSVQLSRCKITDEGCVALTSALRSNPSHLTHLDLSDNNVGDSGVKLICDVLENPHCKLKTLKLNWCKITDEGCVALTSALRSNPSHLTHLDLSDNNVGDSGVSLLCELRDDPHYKLESVWIDSW
- the LOC130551349 gene encoding NACHT, LRR and PYD domains-containing protein 3-like isoform X5 codes for the protein MWKGRGVENRIGIGPKSGDTWPDVRPLVTEPVCKKMKFDPSENQPQDFNEDMCPAFSHESKPAEVLDTFRSNLRKKFECVCEGTSGERNPTLLNEIYTELYITESESGEISNEHEVRQIETQSRRTATEDTPIKCNDIFKALPAQDKPIRRVLTKGVAGIGKTVSVQKFILDWAEGKENQDVHLIFPLPFREINLIKKKTLSLLHLLHLFFPETKEMEISSGDYKVLFIFDGLDECRVSLDFHSSVRLCDVSESASVDVMLTNLMLGNLLPSALIWITSRPAAADLIPSECVDRVTEVRGFTDKQKEEYFSKRISDESLANRIISHLKSSRSLYIMCHIPVFCWISATVLERMLSEAESEGEIPKTLTQMYTHFLIIQTNIKHQKDYEKKVKNDEDMIFKLAKLAFEQLVKGNVIFYDEDLRECGIDVAEASVYSGLCTQIFREEFGLYQGKVYCFVHLSVQEHLAALYAHISITNNKRNVFKKTNKLSQGNKLSISELHQRAVDESLRSKNGHLDLFLRFLLGLSLESNQNLLRGLMTQTVRSSHSNEKTVEYIKKKIRSAHSPEKSINLFHCLNEVGDDSLVEEIQHHVKSGTLSQTKLSSSQWSAVVFVLLTSEHELKEFKLRDFVRGGNKAEQLKVLKNLVPVIRESRSVQLSRCKITDEGYVALTSALRSNPSHLTHLDLSDNNVGDSGMKLICDVLENPHCKLETLRLSRCKITDEGCVALTSALRSNPSHLTHLDLSDNNVGDSGVKLICDVLENPHCKLKTLKLNWCEITITDEGCVALTSDHNNVGDSGMKLICDVLENPHCKLETLRLNWCKITDEGCVALTSALRSNPSHLTHLDLSDNNVGDSGVSLLCELRDDPHYKLESVWIDSW